The Solibacillus sp. FSL W7-1436 genome window below encodes:
- a CDS encoding GNAT family N-acetyltransferase, protein MTDSLDMSQFEKPMIIRNMTTEDIDSILEIQSICFPGMEPWERAHLYSHLTIFPEGQMVAELDGKVIGSCSSLRINFDEYDDRHTWNDITDNGFITNHNPDGYNLYGIEVMVHPAYRRMKVGQRLYEARKDLARTLNLKSIIIGGRIPNYHVHSDEMSPRDYVDAVSRHKIYDPVLTFQMMNGFILMRINPNYLPDDRASGKYATLMEWNNVDYRPLTKRHFKTSYPVRICVVQYMMRAIDSFEDFAKQCEYFVDVGSDAGSDFVVFPEIFTTQLMSFLNEKSPSQAVRKLTKYTPEYIELFTSLAVRYNVNIIGGSHFVEEEDEEIYNIAYLFRRDGTIEKQYKIHITPNERKWWGISNGDKVRVFDTDCGKIAIQICYDIEFPELARIATDMGANIIFTPFCTEDRQGYLRVRYCAQSRAIENQIYTVISGTVGNLPETENMDIQYAQSAIFAPSDFEFARDGIVGETSPNLEMVLIGDVDLEILRRQRQDGTVKHLKDRRHDVYRVEYLK, encoded by the coding sequence ATGACAGATTCATTAGATATGTCCCAATTTGAAAAACCAATGATTATCCGAAATATGACAACAGAGGATATTGACTCAATATTAGAGATACAGAGTATATGCTTTCCAGGCATGGAGCCATGGGAACGAGCACATCTATACAGCCATTTAACGATCTTCCCTGAAGGACAAATGGTAGCCGAGCTTGATGGGAAAGTAATCGGTTCCTGCTCTAGTCTTCGCATTAACTTCGATGAATACGATGACCGCCATACATGGAATGATATTACCGACAATGGCTTTATTACAAATCACAATCCGGATGGCTATAACCTGTACGGAATTGAAGTAATGGTGCACCCGGCATATCGCCGTATGAAAGTTGGTCAAAGGCTTTATGAGGCGCGGAAAGATCTGGCGCGAACACTTAATTTGAAATCAATCATTATTGGCGGCCGAATCCCAAACTACCATGTCCATTCGGATGAGATGAGTCCACGTGATTATGTGGATGCGGTAAGTCGCCATAAAATATATGACCCGGTGCTGACATTCCAGATGATGAACGGCTTTATTTTAATGCGTATCAATCCCAACTATTTACCGGACGATAGAGCTTCAGGCAAGTATGCGACATTAATGGAATGGAACAACGTGGATTACCGACCGCTGACTAAGCGTCACTTCAAGACGAGTTATCCGGTGCGTATTTGTGTTGTGCAATATATGATGCGCGCGATCGATTCCTTTGAAGACTTCGCGAAGCAGTGTGAATACTTTGTGGATGTCGGGTCCGATGCAGGATCTGATTTTGTTGTATTCCCGGAAATTTTCACGACGCAGCTGATGAGTTTCTTAAATGAGAAATCGCCGTCACAGGCTGTACGTAAGCTGACGAAATATACACCTGAATATATCGAGCTGTTTACAAGTTTGGCGGTCCGCTACAATGTCAATATTATCGGCGGTTCGCATTTTGTAGAGGAAGAGGACGAGGAAATCTACAATATCGCCTATTTATTCAGACGTGATGGAACGATTGAAAAACAATATAAAATTCACATCACACCAAATGAACGTAAATGGTGGGGAATCAGTAACGGTGATAAAGTCCGTGTGTTCGATACGGACTGCGGTAAGATTGCCATTCAGATCTGTTATGATATCGAGTTTCCGGAACTTGCACGCATTGCGACAGATATGGGCGCGAATATAATTTTCACACCGTTTTGTACAGAAGATCGTCAAGGCTATTTACGCGTGCGTTATTGTGCACAGTCTCGTGCGATTGAAAATCAGATTTATACGGTTATTTCCGGAACGGTCGGCAACTTGCCTGAAACGGAAAACATGGACATCCAATATGCGCAATCGGCCATTTTCGCACCAAGCGATTTTGAATTTGCGAGGGATGGAATTGTAGGAGAGACGAGTCCGAACCTGGAAATGGTATTGATCGGGGATGTCGATCTGGAAATACTAAGACGACAACGCCAAGACGGTACCGTTAAGCATCTTAAAGACAGACGCCATGACGTTTACCGCGTGGAGTATTTAAAATAA
- a CDS encoding GAF domain-containing sensor histidine kinase has product MTKDQSNIAILKEIAELLNEETEMIPMLNGALSKFLSGTKFETGWIFFIDEKGKSELVVKQDLPDALSHNDCHYLKKGGCWCVSRFRNEELKKASNIIECQRIESAIAANVGDHNEITHHATVPLQSGQERFGLLNVASRNTVRFSDEELDLLESVAFQMGSAIKRIYLTNEQQEIALVQERNRLARDLHDSVNQLLFSVTLTARAGVEMSNELEIKETFKDIQQLTQEALTEMRALIWQLRPKGLESGLIEAIKVYAEMLSLKLTVNVSGVIQFPSRVEETLFRITQEALNNVRKHAGVKSVEIYINVTATDVLLVVNDAGHGFNVEAHRRIPSIGMQSIIDRAHAVGGTADWVSEIGKGTELLVRLPY; this is encoded by the coding sequence ATGACAAAAGATCAATCGAATATTGCCATATTAAAAGAAATTGCTGAGCTGTTGAATGAGGAAACAGAGATGATTCCGATGCTGAATGGTGCGCTGTCGAAATTTTTAAGCGGGACGAAATTCGAAACAGGGTGGATTTTCTTTATTGATGAAAAGGGAAAATCCGAGCTTGTCGTGAAACAGGATTTGCCGGATGCGCTTAGCCATAATGATTGTCACTATTTAAAAAAGGGCGGGTGCTGGTGTGTGTCCCGCTTCCGCAATGAAGAATTGAAAAAAGCTTCGAATATTATTGAATGCCAGCGCATAGAAAGTGCCATTGCCGCAAATGTAGGCGACCATAATGAAATTACCCACCATGCGACTGTACCGCTGCAATCAGGGCAGGAACGTTTCGGGCTGCTGAATGTCGCTTCAAGAAATACGGTACGCTTTTCCGATGAAGAGCTGGATTTGCTTGAATCGGTTGCCTTTCAAATGGGTTCGGCGATTAAACGTATTTATTTAACGAATGAACAGCAGGAAATTGCATTAGTTCAGGAACGTAACCGCTTAGCACGCGATTTACATGATTCTGTCAACCAGCTTCTTTTTTCCGTAACACTGACAGCCCGTGCAGGAGTAGAGATGAGCAACGAGCTGGAGATTAAAGAAACATTTAAAGATATTCAGCAGCTTACACAGGAGGCTTTGACGGAAATGCGTGCACTTATTTGGCAGCTCCGTCCGAAAGGTTTGGAAAGCGGACTTATCGAAGCGATTAAAGTGTATGCGGAAATGCTGAGCCTGAAATTAACGGTCAATGTTTCCGGTGTCATTCAATTTCCATCAAGAGTAGAGGAAACGCTATTCCGAATTACTCAGGAAGCATTGAATAATGTACGGAAACATGCGGGTGTTAAAAGTGTGGAAATATATATCAACGTGACGGCTACCGATGTGTTACTCGTTGTAAACGATGCAGGCCATGGTTTTAATGTAGAGGCACATCGCCGTATACCATCGATCGGCATGCAATCAATTATTGACAGGGCACATGCAGTTGGAGGAACCGCGGATTGGGTAAGTGAAATTGGAAAAGGGACAGAATTACTTGTCCGTTTACCGTACTAG
- a CDS encoding RluA family pseudouridine synthase: MFTYIIHENGQTVEDLLREKWRLGKKLVHELRMAKAVTIDGEPVIWKEPFEKGTKIEFAFDIPASNYIPTDSCDVNIRYEDEHCLIVSKPKGMATHPNEPMDNDTCMNHVMRHIVDNGGHYAEHVHRLDQGTNGLLLVAKHPIAKSIFDRMIEEKTIVRTYAAEVQGNLRTDSGTINAAIGKDRHHNTRRVVSPTGQHAVTHYEVVNRYKGTCVVHVVLETGRTHQIRVHMAHLGHPIVGDTMYGARETASGDYALHAIQLAFMHPFLDEQIIVTDN, translated from the coding sequence ATGTTCACATATATCATTCACGAAAACGGACAAACCGTTGAAGACCTTTTGCGCGAAAAGTGGCGCTTAGGCAAAAAGCTTGTTCATGAATTACGTATGGCTAAGGCAGTCACAATCGATGGCGAGCCAGTTATTTGGAAGGAGCCTTTCGAAAAAGGGACGAAAATCGAATTTGCTTTTGATATTCCCGCTTCGAACTATATTCCAACGGACAGCTGTGATGTAAATATCCGCTATGAAGATGAGCACTGCCTAATTGTTTCAAAACCTAAAGGCATGGCGACACATCCAAACGAACCAATGGACAACGACACTTGCATGAATCATGTAATGCGTCATATTGTGGACAACGGCGGGCATTATGCAGAGCACGTACACCGTTTGGACCAAGGAACAAACGGCTTACTGCTTGTTGCAAAGCATCCGATTGCCAAGTCCATTTTTGATCGCATGATTGAGGAAAAAACAATTGTCCGTACGTATGCGGCAGAAGTACAGGGCAACCTTCGTACAGACAGCGGTACGATCAACGCCGCCATCGGTAAAGACCGTCATCACAATACCCGCCGTGTCGTGTCACCTACTGGCCAGCACGCGGTTACACATTATGAAGTAGTGAATCGCTATAAAGGGACATGTGTTGTCCATGTTGTACTTGAGACAGGACGTACACATCAGATTCGCGTGCATATGGCGCATTTAGGTCACCCGATTGTAGGCGATACAATGTACGGCGCACGTGAAACCGCATCAGGCGATTATGCATTGCATGCCATTCAGCTAGCATTTATGCACCCGTTTTTAGACGAGCAGATCATCGTTACAGATAACTAA
- a CDS encoding acyl dehydratase produces the protein MFKNFSPSLFFAMSAVTVVVIAPLIMVFHPIFQNEFFLYNKSAATFIPNPINFRLVLLTGFVLIVMFWLLAYRRNMKVYLIGLLLLILSIGIGYLSTQNYLLISQEQLERHYLFDEQKYRWDELDEVVYEYVVGSNKGDITVTTKTGDQFIIKEKELHSTGRSLIYQLSRANEVTYIEREKR, from the coding sequence GTGTTTAAAAATTTTTCGCCGAGTTTGTTTTTCGCGATGTCGGCAGTAACGGTTGTAGTTATTGCACCTTTAATTATGGTTTTTCATCCGATTTTTCAGAATGAATTTTTCCTGTACAATAAGTCTGCCGCTACATTTATTCCAAACCCGATTAATTTTAGACTTGTCCTTTTAACAGGTTTTGTTCTGATTGTGATGTTTTGGCTTTTAGCGTACAGGCGTAATATGAAAGTTTATTTGATTGGTCTATTACTCTTAATATTGAGTATTGGCATTGGTTATTTATCGACTCAAAATTATCTGCTGATTAGCCAGGAACAGTTGGAACGACACTATTTATTTGATGAACAAAAATATCGGTGGGATGAACTCGATGAAGTTGTTTATGAATATGTGGTAGGCAGTAACAAGGGAGATATCACAGTTACAACAAAAACAGGGGATCAGTTTATAATTAAAGAAAAAGAATTGCACTCAACCGGCAGAAGCTTAATCTATCAACTTTCGAGAGCGAATGAAGTAACCTATATTGAGCGTGAAAAAAGATAA
- a CDS encoding disulfide oxidoreductase, whose product MSKKLENALLIIWVVSLTATFGSLYFSEIRGYEPCTLCWYQRIIMYPIMLISTIAYIQKNAKIALTTAVFSTIGAATSLYHYSLQKLVFMQDAAPACGRVACTGQYINWLGFITIPFLALTAFIIIAGVSFYMLKVLKGEK is encoded by the coding sequence ATGTCAAAAAAACTTGAAAATGCCTTGCTCATTATTTGGGTTGTATCGTTGACAGCGACGTTTGGATCATTGTATTTTTCTGAAATACGAGGCTACGAACCATGTACATTATGCTGGTATCAGCGCATTATAATGTACCCTATTATGCTGATTTCAACGATTGCCTACATCCAGAAAAATGCGAAAATTGCATTAACAACAGCCGTGTTCTCTACGATCGGAGCGGCAACATCACTTTATCATTATAGCCTGCAAAAGCTTGTTTTTATGCAGGATGCAGCACCTGCTTGTGGTCGTGTAGCATGTACCGGTCAGTATATAAACTGGCTAGGCTTCATAACGATCCCGTTTTTGGCGCTTACTGCCTTTATTATTATAGCAGGAGTCAGTTTTTATATGTTAAAGGTTTTAAAGGGGGAGAAATAA
- a CDS encoding thioredoxin family protein gives MKKLAIVGAVIVVLFAAIIVLTNMKNNEKLENNPYGTDNLKQSTIDLLDDENYQNIILPDALAEKIESGDGVVGYFFSPECSHCQNYTPKLMPIADELDVQVDQLNILEYTDEWNTYNIQATPTLIYFENGEEVARLEGDAPDETTRQFFNDVVLK, from the coding sequence TTGAAAAAGTTAGCGATTGTCGGTGCAGTTATTGTCGTATTATTCGCAGCAATTATTGTGCTGACAAACATGAAAAACAATGAAAAACTGGAAAACAATCCGTACGGTACAGACAACTTAAAACAATCAACAATCGATTTACTGGACGATGAAAACTATCAAAATATCATTCTACCTGATGCACTGGCAGAGAAAATCGAGTCAGGTGACGGTGTTGTCGGCTATTTCTTCAGTCCTGAATGTTCTCACTGCCAAAACTACACGCCAAAACTTATGCCGATTGCCGATGAGCTGGATGTTCAAGTTGATCAATTAAACATTCTTGAGTATACGGATGAGTGGAATACTTATAATATTCAAGCAACACCAACTCTTATCTATTTCGAGAACGGTGAAGAAGTTGCTCGTTTAGAAGGTGACGCACCGGATGAAACAACGCGTCAATTCTTTAACGATGTTGTGTTAAAATAA